In a single window of the Aquarana catesbeiana isolate 2022-GZ linkage group LG13, ASM4218655v1, whole genome shotgun sequence genome:
- the LOC141116696 gene encoding low affinity immunoglobulin gamma Fc region receptor II-b-like, whose protein sequence is MSVFLAIVFLSLNMGKSGGAIKPVVTFTPNWGNIIYYDNVTLTCDVPSTVPEEPRTYHWCKDRRPIPGDQQRLHITYSRVEDRGDYQCRTIGGDISDPVFLNVIINFVILQRPPSAIYEGDPLTLRCHNFRFYNAINTKFYKDDQEIKSSESDSTFHIPNITRSQSGLYKCTKEFQRKDGPYVMERSDEFFISVKDNDLPVAVIAAAVIGSLVVIVFSAVLIWKCKTRKKFSHQDPHQAIPTAGNNPDLQDVCYTYLDISQLSKGKRIKHKVNLFGIRNIHIHQSITGGIDIAYKYEISARFVRYFGVKLKRYRVLNGHHDSSLFRFHTGEEVVLEVSVRAVRWGFLMEVCLLNT, encoded by the exons ATGTCTGTCTTCCTCGCCATTGTGTTCCTGT CTTTAAACATGGGAAAATCTG GAGGGGCCATCAAACCTGTGGTGACCTTCACACCCAACTGGGGGAATATAATATACTATGACAATGTGACTCTAACATGTGATGTGCCGTCTACTGTACCAGAGGAGCCCCGGACCTATCACTGGTGCAAAGATAGGAGACCAATACCTGGAGATCAACAGAGACTTCATATAACATATTcaagagtggaggacagaggagattaCCAGTGCCGGACCATCGGTGGTGATATCAGTGATCCCGTCTTCCTAAATGTTATAATAA ATTTTGTCATCCTGCAGAGACCTCCATCTGCCATATATGAAGGAGACCCCTTGACTCTGAGATGTCATAATTTTAGATTTTATAATGCAATAAACACAAAATTCTACAAGGATGATCAGGAGATAAAATCATCAGAATCTGACTCCACATTCCATATTCCTAATATAACGAGGAGTCAGTCTGGACTGTACAAATGTACTAAAGAATTCCAACGCAAGGATGGTCCATATGTGATGGAGCGCTCAGATGAATTCTTTATCTCTGTGAAAG ATAATGATTTACCCGTGGCAGTAATCGCTGCAGCTGTAATCGGGAGTCTTGTGGTCATTGTTTTCTCCGCTGTTCTTATCTGGAAatgtaaaacaagaaaaaagttttCACATCAAGACCCTCATCAAGCAATACCTACAGCAG GAAATAACCCCGATCTACAAGATGTCTGCTACACCTACCTAGATATAAGTCAGCTTTCCAAAG GTAAAAGAATTAAACAT AAAGTGAATTTGTTTGGTATTAGGAACATACACATTCACCAGAGTATAACGGGCGGAATTGATATTGCATACAAGTATGAGATATCGGCCCGCTTCGTCAGATATTTCGGAGTGAAGCTGAAACGATACAGAGTCCTTAATGGCCACCATGACTCCTCTCTTTTTCGCTTTCATACTGGAGAAGAAGTAGTGTTGGAAGTTTCTGTGAGAGCAGTAAGGTGGGGCTTCTTgatggaagtgtgtctcttgaacacATAG